One stretch of Fictibacillus sp. b24 DNA includes these proteins:
- a CDS encoding potassium channel family protein, giving the protein MYILQKVMNRLIVLNKLGIFSFTFFIVIFSSIVMHELEPKTFPRWFDALWYVMTTVTTVGYGDFYPVSVAGRIYAIFIFLVGIGIAGLAIGKLVEALGAHRKHKEEGRLNFRGKNHFVIIGWSEKAKYAVNEIIETHPELEIVLIDQLTVTPMTHHNLHYVQGDPSMEATLNQANLKEAKSVLVFSDDSIRDSALADGKTLLIVTSVERLTPHIHSTVEIKKEEHIKNFRHAKVDEFVLSHETVSRMAVRSAFSKGITDIYTQLLSHKEGENLFEVRKKAEWKTYKDAFDGLLREGATLIADGNDLAINKKLDDRIRDDARLYIICSKDVYESLK; this is encoded by the coding sequence GTGTACATTTTGCAAAAGGTTATGAATCGCCTGATCGTATTAAACAAACTTGGGATTTTCTCCTTTACTTTTTTTATCGTCATTTTTTCTTCAATTGTAATGCATGAATTAGAACCTAAAACATTTCCAAGGTGGTTTGACGCCCTATGGTATGTGATGACAACTGTAACCACGGTAGGATATGGAGATTTTTATCCAGTTTCCGTTGCAGGCAGAATCTACGCGATATTTATTTTTTTAGTTGGAATTGGTATTGCAGGTCTAGCGATCGGAAAACTTGTTGAAGCACTGGGAGCTCATCGAAAACATAAGGAGGAAGGAAGGTTGAATTTTAGAGGGAAAAATCATTTCGTAATTATTGGCTGGTCTGAAAAAGCAAAATATGCTGTAAATGAGATTATTGAAACTCACCCTGAACTTGAAATCGTACTTATTGATCAACTAACCGTAACACCTATGACTCATCATAATCTTCATTATGTTCAAGGTGATCCTTCAATGGAAGCCACTTTAAACCAAGCAAATTTGAAAGAAGCAAAATCAGTGCTAGTCTTTTCGGATGACTCTATTCGCGACTCGGCATTAGCTGATGGTAAAACGCTCTTAATCGTAACTTCTGTAGAAAGATTAACTCCGCATATACATAGCACCGTTGAGATAAAAAAAGAAGAGCATATTAAGAACTTTAGGCATGCTAAAGTAGATGAGTTTGTTTTGAGCCATGAAACGGTATCACGTATGGCGGTGCGTTCAGCATTTTCGAAAGGAATTACAGACATATACACTCAGCTTCTTTCACATAAAGAAGGAGAGAATTTGTTTGAAGTACGGAAAAAGGCAGAATGGAAAACGTATAAAGATGCTTTTGACGGCTTACTTAGAGAAGGAGCAACATTAATCGCAGACGGAAATGACCTTGCCATAAACAAAAAATTAGACGATAGAATACGTGATGATGCACGGCTATATATCATTTGCAGCAAAGACGTTTACGAATCGTTGAAATAA